The nucleotide sequence CACGAATTCGTGAAGAGCCTGATGGATAAGCGGTTCGCCCAGAGAACCGGCAAAAGTTCCACTTTAGGCTAATGCCGGAGCCGGCCCCATTTACTTTGCATGGGGTTGTTTTCGCGATTTTGTATCTGGCTAGTGCTGGACCGCCCCTGGCAACCCGTAGGCTTCCAACTGTGCCCGAACCTGCGCCACATTGTGTCCGAGCACGACGATGTCGTGCTTCTTGCCGTCGACGTCCCGGACGTGGTCCCGCAGCAGGGCCTCGGCCTTGAAGCCAAGGCTTTCGAACAGCGTGATCGCCGCCTGCTGATCGACCGTCATCTGCACCGACAGCTTTTCCAGGCCGGCGCCCAAGGCGAGCGCGAAGGTCTCCTGGGACAGCGCCCGGCCAACCCCGTGCCCACGGACGTCCAGCGACACCACCATCCGGATCTCGCCGACATGGGGCGACCACGAATGGGGATCGCGCACCAGCGTGCCGCAGCCGACCACCGTCCCGTTTTTCACCGCCAGCAGGCTGACGATGGCGCCGCGCTCGATCTCGTTGACCCAGGCCGACAGCACTTTGGGCTGGCTGATATTGCGCGGCAGGAACAGCAAATCATGCGTCGGAAGTTTTTGCGCGAACGCCAGCACGGCGGGCTCGTCGGCACGCGCCATCATGCGGAATTCGATGTCGCCGGCGTCGGTCTTGACGTGGCGCGGATAGGAACGTGTTTCGCTCATGTTGATCTCTTACCTAGCCAGGAGTCCAGTTTCGGCCACAGCCGCTTGATGGCATTGGCGCCGGCGACAAGGCTGACGTGACCGCCCTTCAGCATCACCTCTTCCTTGTCCGTCGAGCCGACCTTGGTGATCAGGTGTTTCGCCGCGTCGTAGGGCACGATGTGATCGTGCTCGGCGACCGCATGCAGGATCGGCACTTTGATCTTGGAAATATCCGCCGCCCGCCCGCCGACCGACATGGTGTCGTTGTAGAGCTTGTTGTCCCACATCAGGTCCTTGGTAATGGTGCGAAAGTATTCGCCGGCCAGCGGCAAGGTATCCGTGCCCCAGCGGTCCATCATCCGGTAAGCTTTGACATATTCGTCGTTCCAGATGTTCTCCCACAATTGCACCTGGCTGACGGTGCGCGAGGCCGGCCGCAGCATCTCGAACGAGGACAGGATCATTTCCGGCGGCACGTTGCCGACGCTGTCGACCAGCTTGTCGACATCGAAATAGCGGCGGTCCGAAAAATTCTGAAACAGCTTCATCTCGCGAAAATCGATCGGCGTGGTGAAACAGATCAAATTCTTCATCGGCCCGTCGTTGAAAATCGAGCCGTACAGCAGCGACAGCACGCCGCCGAAGCAATAGCCGATCACGGTGACGTCGTGCTCGCCGGAATCCTGCTGCACGCGGCGGACGCAATCGGGGATGAAGTCGAGGACGTAGTCCTCCATCCGCAGGGATTTTTCCTCCGGCTTCGGCGCGGTCCAGTCCAGCATGTAGACGTCGTAGCCGCTCTTTAAGAGAAACTCGATGAAGCTTTGGCCAGGCACCATGTCGAGGATGTAGCCGCGGTTGGTGGTGGCCATCACGATCAGGATCGGCACGCGATAGATTTCGTCCGCGATCGGCCGGTAGTGATAGAGGTTCATGGTGCCGCGGGCGGCCAGGATGTCCTTTGGCGTCGAGCCGAGCGACGGGCCGGACGAGGAAAAATATTCGACCCCCTTGATGCTGCGCTGGATCGCGCGCTGCACCTCGGACTGGACCCGCTCCGAGATCGAGGCGAAATCGACACCCGCGGGAGCGTTCATTTCTGCTCTCCCTCCGATGGCGGACGCTTGGTGCGCGGCGGTCGCGGCGTGCCATGGCCGCTCTCCGGCGACAGCGAGTTATGGTGCACCTGATGCAGCAGCGCCTTGATCTCGTTGAGCTGGCCCTCGATCGACTGCAGCCGCTCGGCCATGCCGACCATCTGCGCCCGGCTCGGCAGGTTCATCGCCAGCAGGTATTTCTCCATCAGCTCGCCGAGCTGCTTCTGCGCGCCCGCCGTCACGCCGCCGACCTGGTTCATCACCTTGGAGAATTCCGGCGACGTCATCGCCTGATTGGCGAAGGAGTTGAAGCCTTTCTCCATTTCCCCGATCATGGTCTGCCAGATCACGGCAGGATCGTTGCCTTTGTCGGCCATAGGCGCCCTCTCCCGAAAGGTTACGAGCGCTTGCCACGCTTCGCTTGTGTTGACCCCATACCACACCGTTGCGGCGGGGCGGTCAACCACTGCGAAGTCTTCTGCGGTGCGGGAAACCATGCCATAGTTACTCAAAGCTCAGGTCACCTAAGGGAAGACACACGCGATGCTCGCCCATCAGCCGCCACAGATTGCTCGCGCCAACGGCATCGACATTTGCTACGAGATTTTCGGCGATCCGGCCGCGGAACCGCTGGTGCTGATCATGGGGCTCGGCGCCCAGATGATCCATTGGGATGACGATTTCTGCCGCCAGCTCGCAGCGCGCGGCTTTCGTGTCGTCCGCTTCGACAACCGCGACATCGGCAAGTCCTCCCATCTTTCCGGCGGCAAGCGGCTGACGCCGTTCGAACTGCTGAAGCTGCGGTTCCTGAAGATTCCGGTCGCGGCAACCTATAAATTGATCGACATGGCCAAGGACACGGTCGGCCTGATGGATGTGCTCGGCATCAAGTCGGCACATCTGGTCGGCGCCTCGATGGGCGGCATGATTGCCCAGGAAATCGCGCTGTCGTTTCCGCAGCGGGTGCGTTCGCTGACCTCGATCATGTCGACGACGGGCAATCCCAAAATACCGCCGCCGACGCGCGAAGCCGCCGCAGTGCTGATGGCACCGCCGCCGCGAACGAAGGAGGAATATTTCGAGCGGTTCGCCAAGACCTGGAAAGTGCTGCGCGTCGGCTCGTTTCCTGAAGATGAGGCACTCGATCCTGCGCGCGCCGCGCGCACGTACGAGCGCGGCCTCAATCCAGCCGGTGTCGGCCGGCAGTTGCGGGCGGTGTTGGCTTCCGGCAGCCGCAAGGAACGGCTGGCTCAAGTGAAGGTGCCGACACTCGTCATTCACGGCACGGTCGATCCGCTGGTGCGTCCCGAAGGCGGCAAAGACACCGCAGCGTCGATTCCCGGCGCAAAGCTACTGATGATCGAAGGCATGGGCCACGCACTGCCGATCCCGATGTGGCCGCAGATTATCGGCGCGATCGACGAGCACGCGCATCGCGCGGCGGCGAAGGCGGCCTAACCTCTCTCGTCGTTCCTGCGAAAGCAGGAACCCATAGCCACAGGCCGCCGTGAGTTAAGCAAGGCGTCAACCACCGCGCTTCATCAGTCCTGCCGCGGCGTATGGGTCCCTGCTCCCGTGCGCAATTGCGCACTAGGCAGGGACGACGGCGAGAGTTATCACCACGCAACTTAACTCTTCGTGGCGATCCAGATGACGTGACGCGCACCGCCACCCCTTCCGGTGGCGCGGACGTTGACTTCGTTGACGTCGAAGTTTGCACCACGAAGACGCTTTGCGAACGCTGGATTGGGTCCGGACGACCAGACAGCCAGCACGCCGCCGGGCCGCAGCGCCGTCTGCGCCGCTTTCAATCCAGTTAAACTGTAGAGCGCATCATTGGCCTTGCGGGTCAGCCCTTCCGGCCCGTTATCGACGTCGAGGAGAACGGCATCGAAGGCTCCGCGATGCGACCGGATGATTTCGGCGACATCCCCCTCCCGAATGTTCACGCGGGGATCGCCGAGGCTGTCCCCAAAAATTTCCGCCATCGGGCCGCGTGCCCATGCAACGACAGCGGGGACCAGTTCGACTTGCACGATCTGCGCTTTGCTTCCGAACGCGCCAAGCGCCGCGCGCAACGTAAAGCCCATGCCTAATCCGCCGATCAGTACGCGGGGGTCTGTGACGTCAATCTTCTTTGCCGCAAGCGTGGCAAGCGCAGCCTCAGAACCTGACAGACGGCTGTTCATCAGCTCGTTGGTGCCGAGCATGATGGAGAACTCCTTGCCGCGGCGCATCAGGCGGAGTTCATCGTCGGTGCCGGGAATACGGGCGGTGTCGATCTTTTCCCAGGGAATCATCGATGGCTTTTAGCATGCTGTCTCAATGGTCGTCGTCCCTGCGTTCGCACGCGTTCGCGGGGACGACGGATAGGCGTTACCCGCCAGCCCACACATCAAGCACGTAGCGGTTCTTGGTGCCGAGATCGTCGATCCAGCGCAGCCCGGCGTCGGCGTCCGCACCTGACTTTTCGCGATAGATCGCAACCAGCGCGGCCTTGACGTCCGGCTCCATCTTGCCGCCGTCACCGCAGACATAGACGATTGCGCCCTGCTCGATCAGGCTCCAGACGCGGTCCTTCTGCGCCGCCACCTGATGCTGCACATAGGTCTTCGGCCCGTCGGCGCGAGAGAATGCGGTGTGCAGCTCGGCGATGCCGTCGGCGGCGAAGCCTTTCAGCTCTTGCGCATAGAGAAAATCCTGTTCGGGGTGCCGGCAGCCGAAGAACAGCATCGCGGGGCCAAGCTTCGCGCCTTGCGCCTTGCGATGTGCGCGTTCCTGCAGGAAGCCGCGGAAGGGTGCCAGCCCCGTGCCGGGGCCGATCATGATCACGGGTTGGGCCGCATCGTCCGGCAGGCGGAAGCCGGCCTTGGTCTCGCGTACCGTCGCATGCACGTTGTCGCCGACGCGGCGGCCGGCAAGATAGTTCGAGCAGACGCCCTTGTAGACGCCGCGGCCCGAGCTGGCGGGCGCTTCCACCACCCCGACGGTGACGCTGCAGCGCGCGGGATCGCCAGACGGCGACGACGAGATCGAATAGTAGCGCGGCGCCAGCAGCGACAGCATTTCCAGATAGGCGTGGAACGGCAATTCGCAGGCCGGATGCTCCTCCAGCAGATCGAATACCGATTTGCGCCGGGCCAGCACGTCCGAGCGGTAACGCTCCGCGGAAGCGTCATCGTCGCCGGTATAGGCGAGCAGTTTTGGCTTGGTGACGGGACAGCGCGTGTGTTCCGACATGATCTGGATCTGCTTGCGGGTCGCGACCTGCTGCAGCTCCACGAACTCGGTCAGCAAGCGGCCGACCGAGACGGCATCACCCACCGGCAATTGTGCGCGGCGGCCTTCCGCGACCTGCAGCCGGATCTGGTCGGCCGGCAGGAAGCCAAAGCGGCGCGCGACGGAATCGACCAGCGCCGGATCATTGCGCGGCACGACGCTGAGATGGTCGCCGACGCGGTAAGTAGTACCCGGCGGCAGTTGCACCTCGACATGGCGGGTCGACCGGTCGGAACCATTGGCGCCCGTCTTGTTCTGCAGCTCGGAATTGACCAGCACCTTCATCGGCGCGACGCCACCCTGCGCAACGAGTATGTTGACGGCGGACGGCGCCACCGGTTCGATCGAATAAAGCGGGGCGTCGTCGGCGCTGCGGGCGAAGCCGGAATCGACGCCCAGTTCCTTCATCGCCGCGGGCGCCGCCTTCGCGAACCATTTCTCGAACTGGCCGTCGAGATCGCTGCGGGCGTCGCCCTCGCCGCGGGCGTATAGGCTACGCGCGCCATGCGCCGCCAACTGTTCGTCGATCATGCGCGGCACGGATTGATAGGTCGCCGCCCAGTCGCTGTTGCCGCAGCCGAACACGGCGTAACGTACCTTGGCGAGCGCATCCTTCGGCAGCCCGCCGTCCAGCCATTTGACGAATTGCGTGGCGTTGTCGGGCGCCGCGCCATTGTACGAAGCGCAGAAGATCAGGAGCCCGCCCTCTTCCGGCAGCTTGCCGACATAATCGTCGAGCGCGCCGAGCCTGGTCGCGAAGCCGTTGACCTCGGCGAGATCGGCGACCCGCGTTGCCAGTTCTTCCGCGGTGCCGAGGTTAGAGCCGTAGAGCACCAATAGCGGCGTGTTGTGGCCCGGACGGGTCCGCGCCTGCGGCACCGCCGCGTTCGAAGCGGCTGCCGCCACCGCAGCAGGGCCGGCGAAGGCGCCGCGATCCTTGTCGGCGCGCGGCCGCACCTTGATCTTGAAGCCGTCGGGCTTGATCGTCAGCGTTTCCTTCAGGTGCATTTGGTAGCGGTGCACATCGAGCAGCTTGAAGCGCTGCAGGATCATGCCGATCGCCAGCGCCGCCTCGTGCATCGCAAAACCGCGGCCGATGCAGGCGCGCTGGCCGTTGCCGAAAGGCTTCCAGGCGTTGAGCGGCCGCTTGGCCTCGGCCTCGCGGCTGAAATTCTCGGGATCGAACGCGTCCGGGTTCGGACCCCAGACGCTGGGATCACGATGCAGCGCCATCACCAGCACCGTGACGAAGGTGTTCTTCTTCAGTCTGTACTTGCCGCCGATGGTCTCGTCCTGAAGCGGCGCGATGCCGTAGGCGGGCGCCGGCGGCCACAGCCGCAGCGCCTCCTTCAAAATCTGCGTGATGTAGGTGAGCTGCGTGACCTGCTGATAGGTCGGCCTTGCGTCGATATCGGGCCCGAGCACCCGGTCGACCTCTTCATACGCCTTCTTGAGCACTTCCGGATGCTTGAGCAGCGCATAGATCGTGCACGACAAGAGCCCGCTGGTGGTCTCGTGGCCCGCGATCAGGAATGTGTTGATCTGGTAACGGATGTTGACGTCGTCGAGCTGCTCGCCAGTGGTACGGTCGACACCGGTCATCATGGCGCCGAGCATGTCCTTCTTGGCATCAGTGGCTTCCGCATTGCTGCGGCGCTCGGCGATGATCTCGTCGACCATCCTGTTCATGAACATGACGTCTTCGGCCAGCGTCTTGCGCCGCTTCTGCATCCAAAGATTTTCCAGCGGCAGGCCGCGGGTCATCATGATGGTCTCGAGCGAGCGTACCAGCGATTCGACGAACGGGTGATAGTCGCGGCGGTAGAACGAATTGAAGCGGTAATCGAAGCCGCAGAGACCAATAGTGTCGAGCGTCAGCGCCGTCATGTCGTGGACGACGTCGATCTCCTCGTCGGCGTTGAGCCGCTCCCATTTCTTCACGAGCTGATCGGCAATGTCGACCATGCTCGGGTGATAGGATTGCATGGCGCGGTTGCCGAACG is from Bradyrhizobium sp. AZCC 2176 and encodes:
- a CDS encoding GNAT family N-acetyltransferase, whose amino-acid sequence is MSETRSYPRHVKTDAGDIEFRMMARADEPAVLAFAQKLPTHDLLFLPRNISQPKVLSAWVNEIERGAIVSLLAVKNGTVVGCGTLVRDPHSWSPHVGEIRMVVSLDVRGHGVGRALSQETFALALGAGLEKLSVQMTVDQQAAITLFESLGFKAEALLRDHVRDVDGKKHDIVVLGHNVAQVRAQLEAYGLPGAVQH
- a CDS encoding alpha/beta fold hydrolase, which gives rise to MNAPAGVDFASISERVQSEVQRAIQRSIKGVEYFSSSGPSLGSTPKDILAARGTMNLYHYRPIADEIYRVPILIVMATTNRGYILDMVPGQSFIEFLLKSGYDVYMLDWTAPKPEEKSLRMEDYVLDFIPDCVRRVQQDSGEHDVTVIGYCFGGVLSLLYGSIFNDGPMKNLICFTTPIDFREMKLFQNFSDRRYFDVDKLVDSVGNVPPEMILSSFEMLRPASRTVSQVQLWENIWNDEYVKAYRMMDRWGTDTLPLAGEYFRTITKDLMWDNKLYNDTMSVGGRAADISKIKVPILHAVAEHDHIVPYDAAKHLITKVGSTDKEEVMLKGGHVSLVAGANAIKRLWPKLDSWLGKRST
- a CDS encoding alpha/beta fold hydrolase, with product MLAHQPPQIARANGIDICYEIFGDPAAEPLVLIMGLGAQMIHWDDDFCRQLAARGFRVVRFDNRDIGKSSHLSGGKRLTPFELLKLRFLKIPVAATYKLIDMAKDTVGLMDVLGIKSAHLVGASMGGMIAQEIALSFPQRVRSLTSIMSTTGNPKIPPPTREAAAVLMAPPPRTKEEYFERFAKTWKVLRVGSFPEDEALDPARAARTYERGLNPAGVGRQLRAVLASGSRKERLAQVKVPTLVIHGTVDPLVRPEGGKDTAASIPGAKLLMIEGMGHALPIPMWPQIIGAIDEHAHRAAAKAA
- a CDS encoding spermidine synthase, whose amino-acid sequence is MIPWEKIDTARIPGTDDELRLMRRGKEFSIMLGTNELMNSRLSGSEAALATLAAKKIDVTDPRVLIGGLGMGFTLRAALGAFGSKAQIVQVELVPAVVAWARGPMAEIFGDSLGDPRVNIREGDVAEIIRSHRGAFDAVLLDVDNGPEGLTRKANDALYSLTGLKAAQTALRPGGVLAVWSSGPNPAFAKRLRGANFDVNEVNVRATGRGGGARHVIWIATKS
- a CDS encoding bifunctional cytochrome P450/NADPH--P450 reductase gives rise to the protein MASPNKLSPIPHPPKKPVVGNMLSLDPNAPVQHLVRLTKELGPIFWLDMMGAPLVIVGGHDLIDELSDEKRFDKAVRGSLRRVRAVGGDGLFTADTSEPNWSKAHNILLQPFGNRAMQSYHPSMVDIADQLVKKWERLNADEEIDVVHDMTALTLDTIGLCGFDYRFNSFYRRDYHPFVESLVRSLETIMMTRGLPLENLWMQKRRKTLAEDVMFMNRMVDEIIAERRSNAEATDAKKDMLGAMMTGVDRTTGEQLDDVNIRYQINTFLIAGHETTSGLLSCTIYALLKHPEVLKKAYEEVDRVLGPDIDARPTYQQVTQLTYITQILKEALRLWPPAPAYGIAPLQDETIGGKYRLKKNTFVTVLVMALHRDPSVWGPNPDAFDPENFSREAEAKRPLNAWKPFGNGQRACIGRGFAMHEAALAIGMILQRFKLLDVHRYQMHLKETLTIKPDGFKIKVRPRADKDRGAFAGPAAVAAAASNAAVPQARTRPGHNTPLLVLYGSNLGTAEELATRVADLAEVNGFATRLGALDDYVGKLPEEGGLLIFCASYNGAAPDNATQFVKWLDGGLPKDALAKVRYAVFGCGNSDWAATYQSVPRMIDEQLAAHGARSLYARGEGDARSDLDGQFEKWFAKAAPAAMKELGVDSGFARSADDAPLYSIEPVAPSAVNILVAQGGVAPMKVLVNSELQNKTGANGSDRSTRHVEVQLPPGTTYRVGDHLSVVPRNDPALVDSVARRFGFLPADQIRLQVAEGRRAQLPVGDAVSVGRLLTEFVELQQVATRKQIQIMSEHTRCPVTKPKLLAYTGDDDASAERYRSDVLARRKSVFDLLEEHPACELPFHAYLEMLSLLAPRYYSISSSPSGDPARCSVTVGVVEAPASSGRGVYKGVCSNYLAGRRVGDNVHATVRETKAGFRLPDDAAQPVIMIGPGTGLAPFRGFLQERAHRKAQGAKLGPAMLFFGCRHPEQDFLYAQELKGFAADGIAELHTAFSRADGPKTYVQHQVAAQKDRVWSLIEQGAIVYVCGDGGKMEPDVKAALVAIYREKSGADADAGLRWIDDLGTKNRYVLDVWAGG